In Oncorhynchus tshawytscha isolate Ot180627B linkage group LG06, Otsh_v2.0, whole genome shotgun sequence, the following are encoded in one genomic region:
- the abhd12 gene encoding lysophosphatidylserine lipase ABHD12 isoform X1, whose translation MQHASETEGGQQRVRSSPPLTFLTLRDMSTSLNACVPLAYCHTGVISVHFIGVCGVRFTDWRTFVLFLCCRVCCLGLVSVRDFTLHVGYGLMGRLKRILLWVLGVYITIPFLVKLCPSIQAKLVFLNFVRLPYFIDLKRPQDHGLNHTYNFYLQPETGVNIGVWHTVPDQMWKEAQGKDREWYDSTFKSPYPVMLYLHGNAGTRGGDHRVQLYKVLSLLGYHVVTFDYRGWGDSDGSPSESGMTSDALFLYQWLKERVGSKPLNVWGHSLGTGVATNLVRRLCDRGMPPNSLVLESPFTNIREEAKSHPFSMVYRYLPGFEWFFLDTISANDIRFASDENVDHISCPLLILHAEDDSVVPFHLGKKLYNIASQSKSLSGHKLQFIPFPVSLAYKHKFIYRSPELPHILSDFLGTTHPHA comes from the exons ATGCAACACGCcagcgagacggagggagggcaGCAGAGGGTCCGCTCCAGCCCTCCCCTGACCTTTTTGACTTTGAGAGACATGAGCACATCCTTGAATGCATGCGTGCCTCTTGCATATTGTCACACTGGGGTCATCTCTGTTCATTTCATTGGCGTCTGTGGGGTCCGTTTCACGGATTGGAGGACGTTTGTTTTGTTCCTCTGCTGCAGGGTGTGCTGTTTGGGCCTAGTATCTGTCAGGGACTTCACCCTCCATGTGGG ATATGGCCTAATGGGCAGATTGAAGAGGATCCTCCTGTGGGTGCTGGGAGTCTACATAACCATCCCCTTCCTCGTCAAACTATGCCCCTCAATTCAGGCAAAACTAGTATTTTTAAATTTTG TGCGGCTGCCCTATTTCATTGACTTGAAAAGGCCACAAGACCATGGGTTGAACCACACCTATAACTTCTACCTGCAGCCAGAGACTGGTGTCAACATTGGTGTATG GCACACAGTCCCAGACCAGATGTGGAAAGAGGCGCAGGGGAAGGACAGAGAGTGGTATGACAGTACCTTTAAATCGCCCTATCCAGTCATGCTGTACCTTCACGGCAACGCAGGGACAAG AGGAGGGGACCATAGAGTTCAGCTCTACAAG GTCCTTAGTTTATTAGGCTACCACGTAGTCACATTTGATTATAGAG GTTGGGGTGATTCAGACGGGAGCCCCTCTGAGAGCGGAATGACGTCAGATGCCCTGTTCCTCTACCAGTGGCTGAAGGAGAGGGTGGGGAGCAAACCCCTCAACGTCTGGGGCCACTCACTGGGGACAGG GGTGGCCACTAACCTAGTCCGACGTCTGTGTGACAGAG GGATGCCCCCAAACTCCTTAGTCTTGGAATCTCCATTCACCAACATCCGAGAGGAGGCCAAGAGCCACCCCTTCTCTATG GTCTACCGGTACCTTCCAGGCTTTGAATGGTTCTTTTTAGATACCATTTCAGCAAACGACATTCGATTTGCCAGTGACGAAAA TGTGGACCACATATCCTGTCCATTGCTTATCCTTCATGCCGAGGATGACTCAGTCGTGCCCTTCCATCTAGGGAAGAAG cTGTACAACATTGCTTCCCAGTCCAAGAGCCTGAGTGGACACAAGCTTCAGTTCATcccctttcctgtctctctggcctACAAGCACAAGTTCATCTACAGGAGTCCTGAGCTGCCACACATACTCAG TGACTTCCTTGGCACGACTCATCCCCATGCATAA